CACCACGGGCGGGGTCGAGACGGCCGCGGCGGACGCACAGGACGCCAGCAGGGCTCTCATCGGGACACCGGCCGGACACGCGGGGCCCGGGTCGGCACTCGACCCGTCGGCCGGCTCCTGCGGCATCGGTGCCGCTGCGGGGGTGGTGCTCGCCATGGGGCGCCTCCCTAGTTAGGCAGACCTAACCGCAGCACCCATCCCATCACGCCGGGCCGCCGGGCCGCAACACTTTGCCGACACCGTGTCGGGAAGTGCCGCCGGCCGCACCCGGCGGGCCGGATCAGGCGTGGCCGAGCGACGCCAGGTCGACGCCGTCCCAGCGGGTGCCGAGCCCCGTCACCGTCACCTGCCGCGGGTCGTGGTCGTCCTGCTCCTCGGCGTCCCCGCCCAGCGCCCGCTCGATGCGCACCTCCAGCCGGTCCTCGCTCAGCTGCTCGACCTTGCCCTCGCCCCACTCGACCACCACCACCGACTCCGGCAGCGACACGTCGAGGTCGAGGTCCTCCATCTCGTCCAGTCCCCCGCCCAGCCGGTACGCGTCCACGTGCACCAGCGCCGGGCCCCCGGTCAGCGACGGGTGCACCCGGGCGATCACGAACGTCGGGGAGGTCACGGCGCCGCGCACGCCCAGCCCCTCCCCCAGACCCCGGGTCAGCGTGGTCTTGCCGGCGCCCAGTTCGCCGGAGAGCAGCACCAGGTCGCCCGGGCGGAGCAGGGCCGCGAGCCCCCGCCCGAGCCGCCCCATCCGCTCGGGCGTGGCGACGGTGAGTGTGGTGTGCGAGCCCATGGCGCGTGCGCTGCCCTTCTGTCCCCGCCGGCCGCCCCTCCGGCGCCGGCACCACCGCTACGGTGCCACAGCGGCGGCCCCGCGCTCACCTCCGGCCGCCGCCCGCCCGGCCCGCCGGGGACGCGGGTCACGGACGGCGGGTCGCGGACGGCGGGTCAGTCGCGGACGGCGCCGGGCACGGGCGGCGGGGCCGCGTGCGCGTGACCGGCGGCGCGGTGCAGCAGCTCCACCAGGTGCAGGCCGACCTCGTCGGGACGCTCCAGCATCAGCAGGTGCCCGGTCTCGGGGAGGATCACCAGGGCCGCCTCGGGCAGCGCGCGGGCGATGTCCTCGCTGTGCGCGGGCGGGGTGAGCAGGTCCTCGGTGCCGGCCAGCACCAGCACCGGTATGCCGTGCAGCGCCGCCAGCGCGGCCTTCTTGTCGTGCAGGCCGAACGCCGGGTAGAACTCCGCGACCACGTCGATCGGGGTGGCGTCCAGCAACTGCTCGGCGAACCGGACGACCTGCGGATCGACGTCGTCCGAACCGAAGGAGAAGCGCCGGTAGAAGACCGCCGCGACGTCCGCGCCGAACCGCCGGGTGGCCTCGACCAGTTCGACCTGGCGGCCGAGCAGCCGCACGGCCGCCGGGGCGAGCCGGCGCAGCAGCTTGGCCCCGACCGCGGGCAGGCCGAGCGTGACGGAGTTCCAGTCGCCGGCCAGCGTGCCGACCAGGGCGACCCCGGCGACCCGCTCCCGGAACAGCTCCGGGTGCTGGTCGGCCAGCGCCATCACCGTCATGCCGCCCATGGAGTGCCCGACCAGCACGATCGGCCCCTCCGGGACGACCGCGTCCAGCACCGCCTTCAGGTCCCCGCCGAGCTGGTCGATCGAGGCGGGCTCGCCGGCCAGGTACGACCGGGAGCGCTCGGAGCGGCCGTGGCTGCGCTGGTCCCAGAAGACCAGACGCATCCCGTCCCGCAGCAGGGCCCGCTGGAAGTGCCAGCTGTCCTGGTTGAGGCAGTACCCGTGGCAGAACACCACGGTGAGCGGCGGGGCCGGGGCCTGCGGCTCGGTGTCCGGGCCGGCCTGCCCGGCCCGGGCCAGGGCGCCGCTGCCGGACAGCAGCCCGGGCAGGCCGCTGCGGTCCACCGGGCCGGCGCCGCGGCGGCGGGCGAACCAGCCGCGCCGGCTCCGGCCGTCCGCCTCCGCCATCACCGCGGGCTCCGGCTGCGCCGGGGCCTGCTGCGGGAGGGCCGGCGCCAGGTCGGCCGGCTCCGGCCAGCCCGTCCCGTCCAGTTCCACGTACAGCTCGGTGCCGTCCGGCGCGGCGACGGTGCGCGGGCGGCCGCGCAGCGACCCGTACGGTGCCGCCGCGTCCAGCTCCTCGCGGGCCCGGCGGCGGGTCGACCGGCTGACGGTGAGGCGCTCGATCGCCACACCGGCGGCGGCGCCGGCCGCGACCACGCCCAGCGAGATGCCGATCAGGCCGGCCCGGCTCACCCCGGCCGAGGCCGTGCCGGCGGCCTTGGCCACCGCTGCCACCGGGTTGCTGCCGACGGGTTCGGTCATCGGTCGGAGGCGCCCACGTAGCGGCGGGGAACCCGGGCGCCGATCCGGGTGATGATCTCGTAGCTGAGGGTGCCGCTGGCCCGGCCCCAGTCCTCGGCCGTGGGCTCACCGCGCTCGCCGCTGCCGAACACGAGGACCTCCTCGCCGACCTCCGGGACGTCACCGCCGAGGTCCACCACGAACTGGTCCATGGCGACCCGGCCGGCGACGGTGCGCCACTTGCCGCCGATCTGGACGGGGCCGGTGTTGGAGGCGTGCCGCGGGATGCCGTCGGCGTAGCCGACCGGGACGAGGCCGAGGGTGGTGTCGCCGGGCGTCGTGTAGTGGTGCCCGTAGCTGACGCCGTGCCCGCCGGGCACGTGCTTGACCAGGGCGAGCCGGGCGCTCAGCGACATCACCGGGCGCAGCCCGAAGTCGGCGGGGGTGCCGACGTCCGGCACCGGCGACAGCCCGTACATGGCCAGGCCCGGCCGGACGAGGTCGTAGTGCGACTGCGGCAGCAGCAGGGTGGCGGGCGAGTTCGCGAGGTGCCGCACCTCGGGGCGCACCCCCGCGGCCTCGGCGTGCGCCACGGCGGCCGCGAAGGAGTCCAGCTGGACCTGGATGGACGGGTGGCCGGGCTCGTCGGCGGCGGCGAAGTGCGACCAGAGGCCGACCACCTCGACCATGCCCTCGGCCTGCGCCCGCAGCGCGGCCGCGACCAGGTCCGGCCAGTCGTGCGGCTGGCAGCCGTTGCGGCCCAGGCCGGTGTCGGCCTTCAGGTGGATGCGGCCCGGCACGCCCGTCGCGCGGACGGCGTCGAGCAGCTCCTCCAGCGCCCACATGCCGCTGACCGACACGTCGACGTGCGAGCGCAGCGCCTGCTGCCAGGGGCCGCCCGGCGTCCACAGCCAGCACAGGACGCGGGCCTCGCGCGGCCCGATCCCGGCGGCCCGCAGGGCGAGCGCCTCCTCGGGGGTCGCGGTGCCGAGCCAGCGCACCCCGGCCGCGACGGCCTCCCGGGCGCACGGCAGCGCGCCGTGGCCGTAGGCGTCCGCCTTGACCACGGCCATCAGGGCGGCATCGGTGCGGGCGCCCAGCGCGGCGAGGTTGTCGCGCAGGGCGGCCAGGTCGATGGCGGCCTCGGCCCGGACCCCGTGGGTGAGGGCCTGCGTCCCGGTCGTCTTCGCAGTTGTCATCGCACATCAGTCTCCCAGACCGGCGCCGCTCCCCGGCCCACGGCCCCGGCGGGCCGCCGCGGTCACCCTGGAAAGACGCATGAAACGGAGTATCCGGTTCCGCGCGCGCCGGAGGAAAGACCGACACCACCCGGGTCAGGCCCGGACGGGCGCGTCCGGTTCGGCGCCGGGGCCCCGCCCGGCCCGCACGGCCCGCCACACCTGCGGCAGTGCCGCGGCGACCGCGAGCGCCGTCGTCGGGGCGCCCTCGGCGGCGGACCGGCCGGCCAGGCCGTGCAGGTAGGCAGCGGCGGACGCGGCGTCGAGCGGGGCGAGGCCCGCCGCGAGCAGCGAGCCGGCCAGGCCGGACAGCACGTCGCCGCTGCCCGCGGTGGCCAGCCAGGCGGTACCGGTCGGGTTCACCCGGACGGCGCCGCCCGGCTCCGCCACGACGGTGGTCGAACCCTTGAGGAGCACGGTCGCCCGGTAGGCGGCGGCCAGCCGGCGGACGGTGGCGAGCCGGGCCGCGGCGAGCTCCGCGGCGGCGGGCGGCGGGCCCTCGCCCGCCCCGGCCAGCAGCCGGGCGGCCTCCCCGGTGTGCGGGGTGAGGACGACGGGTGCACGGCGGCCGGCCAGCGCTGCGGGACCGAGCCGGGCCAGCTCGGTCAGGCCGTCGGCGTCCACCAGCACGGGCACGTCCGAGGCCAGGGCCTCCCCCAGGGCGCGGGCCGCGCCGTCACCGCCGCCCGGGCCGACCACCCAGGCCTGCACCCGGCCGGCGCCGGCCGGCCCGCCGTCGGTCACCAGTGCCTCGGGGAAGCGCCGCACCACCTCCGCGGCGGCCGTCCCCGCGTACCGCACCGCGCCGGCGCCGCCGTGCAGCGCCCCCGCGACGGCCAGCACCGCCGCCCCCGGGTAGCGCGCGGACCCGGCCGCGACCCCCACCACCCCGCGCCGGTACTTGTCGCTCTCCGCGTCCGGCACCGGCAGCAGCGCCGCGACGTCCGCGTGCTGGAGGGCGGCCAGTGCCGGGTCCGGCAGCTCCAGTCCGATCCCGACCAGCTGCAGCACCCCCGCGTACGACGCCCCCGGGTCGACCAGCAGGCCGGGCTTGTACGTGCCGAAGCAGACCGTCACGTCGGCCCGCAGGGCCGCCCCGGCACCTCGCCGGTGTCCGGGTCGACACCGCTGGGCACGTCGACCGCGACCACCCGGCCGCGCCGCGGCAGCGAGGCGAACACCTGCGCCCCGGGCCGCAGTCCGCCGCTCCCGCCGATGCCGACGATGCCGTCCAGGACGAGGTCGGCCGTGGAGAAGAGGGACTGATCGGACGTCACCCGCCCGCCCGCCGCGCGCAGGGCCGCCAGCCCCCGGGGTGCGCCTTGGCCGGGGCGAGCAGCAGCGCGTCGACCCGGGCCCCGCGGCGGGCCAGCAGGGCGCCCGCGAACAGGGCGTCACCGCCGTTGTCGCCGCTGCCCGCCAGGACGAGGATCCGGGAGCCGTAGACCCGGGGCAGCAGGCGGGCGCAGGTCGCGGCCAGGCCGGCCGCGGCGCGCTGCATCAGCGTGCCCTCCGGCAGCCGGGCCATCCGGGCGGCCTCGGCGGCACGGACCTGCTCGACGGTGTGCGCGCGGCGCATGGACCCTCCCGGGCGCGTCGTTCGGCGACGGGCCCTGCGGCCCGTCAGCCCTCGGCGATCACTACCGCCGACGCTACGCCCGCGTCGTGACTCAGCGACACATGCCACGAGCGGACGCCGAGTTCGGCGGCCCGGGCGGCGACCGTGCCGGTCACCCGCAGCACCGGGCGGCCGGACTCCTCGGTGTGCACCTCGGCGTCCGTCCACTGCAGGTTCCCGGGCGCGCCGAGCGCCTTGGCCAGCGCCTCCTTCGCCGCGAACCGGGCGGCCAGCGAGGCCGTGCCGCGCCGCGCTCCGGACGGCAGGTGCAGCTCCGCGTCGTTGAACAGGCGCTCGGCGAGCTGCGGGGTGCGCTCCAGCGAGGCCCCGAACCGCTCGATCTCCGCGACGTCGATCCCGACCCCGATGATCACCCACGTACTCCTTCGCGACACCGGCCGATGCCGGGGACTGTACGGCACACTTTCGGGTGAGAACCGCTTTCGAGCCCCTCCGGTGTCGGTCCGTACGCCTACCGTGTGCCACGGCACCGATCGGCAGGAGGGAGAAGGGCCATGGTCGCCATGCCGGCCGTCGAGCACCCGCTGCCTGCGGACGACCTGCTCCGCGCGTTCCTGGAGCTGGACACCCCGCCGGGCTTCAAGGCCGAGCTCTTCGAAGGGGAAATCGTCGTGACAGCGCCCCCGGACGGGGACCACGAGGACGCCGTGGCACGGTTCGCGCGGGCTGTCGCCCGCCAAGCGGTCCAGGAGCTGTACGTCAGCGGGGGCAGAGGGCTGATCACCCCGCACGGGAGATTCATCCCGGATGCCACGGTCGCACCGGTCGGCGCCTTCCGGGACCAGTGGCCGTGGTCCGCACCGACCGTCGTCGTCCTCGTGCTGGAGGTCACCTCGACCCACCCGCAGAAGGACCGCGAGGCCAAGCGCCTGGGCTACGCGTCCGCCGGGATCCCGCACTACCTGCTGATCGACCGGGACGAGCGGCAGGCGACGCTCTTCACCGACCCCGCCGACGGCGACTACACCGCGCACGTGCAGGTGTCCTTCGGCAAGCCGCTCGACCTGCCGGCGCCGTTCTCGTTCGCGCTCGACACGGAGCCCCTGCGGTAGCGCGAGGCTGCCGCAGGGGCTCCGGTCGGCCGTCGGCTACTCGACGGTGACGGACTTCGCCAGGTTGCGGGGCTGGTCGACCTCGTGGCCCTTGGCGGTGGCCAGCTCGCAGGCGAAGACCTGGAGCGGCACGGTGGAGACCAGCGGCTGGAGCAGCACCGGGGTCACCGGGATGCGGATCAGGTGGTCGGCGTACGGCACGACCGCCTCGTCGCCCTCCTCGGCGATCACGATGGTCCGCGCGCCGCGGGCCCGGATCTCCTGGATGTTGGAGACGATCTTGTCGTGCAGGATCGACCGGCCGCGCGGCGACGGGACGACCACGACGACCGGCAGGCCCTCCTCGATCAGGGCGATCGGGCCGTGCTTGAGCTCGCCGGCGGCGAAGCCCTCGGCGTGCATGTACGCCAGCTCCTTGAGCTTCAGCGCGCCCTCCAGGGCGACCGGGAAGCCCACGTGGCGGCCGAGGAAGAGCACCGACTTGGCGTCGGCCAGCGAGCGGGCCAGCTCGCGGACGGGCTCCATGGTCTCCAGCACCTGCTCGACCTGCTTGGGCGCGTCGCCGAGCTCGCGGATGATGCCGAAGATCTCGTCGCCCCACTTGGTGCCGCGGACCTGGCCGAGGTAGAGCGCGACCAGGTAGCAGGCGACCAGCTGGGTCAGGAACGCCTTGGTCGAGGCGACCGCGACCTCCGGGCCGGCGTGGGTGTAGAGCACCGCGTCGGACTCGCGCGGGATGGTGGAGCCGTTGGTGTTGCAGATCGCCAGCACCTTGGCGCCCTGCTCGCGGGCGTGCCGCAGGGCCATCAGGGTGTCCATGGTCTCGCCGGACTGCGAGATGGCGATGACCAGGGTGCGGTCGTCCATGATCGGGTCGCGGTAGCGGAACTCGCTGGCGACCTCGACCTCGCAGGGGATGCGGGTCCAGTGCTCGATCGCGTACTTGGCGATCATGCCGGCGTGGAACGCGGTGCCGCAGGCCACGATGACGACCTTGTCGACCTCGCGCAGCACCTGGTCGGAGATGCGCAGCTCGTCGAGGTGCAGACGGCCGTCGGTGCCGATCCGGCCGAGGAGGGTGTCGGCGACGGCCTTGGGCTGCTCGGCGATCTCCTTGAGCATGAAGTAGTCGTAGCCGCCCTTCTCGGCGGCGGAGGCGTCCCAGTCGACGTGGTACTCGCGGACCTCGGCGGGCGTGCCGTCGAAGTTGGTCACGGTCACGCCCTCGCGGCGCAGCTCGACGACCTGGTCCTGGCCGAGCTCGATCGCCTCACGGGTGTGCGCGATGAACGCGGCGACGTCGGAGGCGAGGAAGTTCTCGCCCTCGCCGCGGCCGACCACCAGCGGGGAGTTGCGGCGGGCGCCGACGACGACGTCCGGGGCGTCGGCGTGCACGGCGACGAGGGTGAAGGCGCCGTCCAGCCGGCGGCAGACGGCCCGCATGGCCTCCGCCAGGTCCCCGTCGTACGCCTCGCCGAGGAGGTGGGCGACGACCTCGGTGTCGGTCTCCGAGCGGAGGGTGTGGCCCCGCTCGGCGAGCTCCGCACGCAGCTGGGCGAAGTTCTCGATGATCCCGTTGTGGACGACCGCGACCCTGGCGTGGTCGTCCAGGTGGGGGTGGGCGTTGGCGTCCGTGGGGCCGCCGTGGGTGGCCCAGCGGGTGTGGCCGATGCCCGTGGTGCCGGCCGGGAGAGGGGTTTCGGCCAGCGACTTCTCGAGGTTGGCGAGCTTGCCCGCCCGCTTGTCCGTGGCGAGGCTCCACTGCCCGTCGAGCCCCTGGGTCTGCACGGCCACACCGGCGGAGTCGTACCCCCGGTATTCCAGCCGTTGCAGGCCCGCGATCACTACGTCCAGGGCCGTCTGGGACCCCACATATCCAACGATTCCGCACATGCGTGCCAGCATATGCGGCGATCTGTTCCCCGCTTCACACCTTCCGCTCACCTCCGGGAGGAGTGGCCGACACCTTGCGTGACCGACACCACAGCACCCGCCCGGCCCGCTTCGGACGACAATGGAGGATGTGCTGACCGAACTCTGTACGCGGGGCGCCCCCTCAACGCCCACCCCCTCCCCGTACGTGGATCTGGACCGGGCCGAGTGGAGCGCCCTGCGCGAACGCACTCCGCTGCCGCTGACCGCCGACGAGGTCGAGGGGCTGCGCGGTCTGGGCACCGCCCTCGACCTCGACGAGGTCAGAGACGTCTACCTGCCGCTGTCCCGGCTGCTGAACCTGTACATCCACGCCACGCACGAGCTGCGCGGCGCCGTGGGCAGCTTCCTGGACACCTCGGACATCGAGCAGGTCAGGACGCCGTTCGTGATCGGCGTCGCCGGCTCCGTGGCGGTCGGCAAGTCGACCACCGCGCGCCTGCTGAAGGCGCTGCTCGCCCGCTGGCCCGAGCACCCCCGGGTGGAGCTGGTCACCACCGACGGCTTCCTGCTGCCCAACGCGGAGCTCCGCCGGCGCGGCCTGATGGCCCGCAAGGGCTTCCCGAGTCGTACGACCGCCGGGCCCTGATGCGCTTCGTCGCGGACGTGAAGGCCGGCAAGGAGCGGGTGACCGCGCCCGTCTACTCGCACCTGGTGTACGACATCGTGCCGGACGAGCGGCTCACCGTGGAGCGCCCGGACATCCTGATCGTCGAGGGCCTGAACGTG
The Kitasatospora paranensis genome window above contains:
- the tsaE gene encoding tRNA (adenosine(37)-N6)-threonylcarbamoyltransferase complex ATPase subunit type 1 TsaE, which gives rise to MGSHTTLTVATPERMGRLGRGLAALLRPGDLVLLSGELGAGKTTLTRGLGEGLGVRGAVTSPTFVIARVHPSLTGGPALVHVDAYRLGGGLDEMEDLDLDVSLPESVVVVEWGEGKVEQLSEDRLEVRIERALGGDAEEQDDHDPRQVTVTGLGTRWDGVDLASLGHA
- a CDS encoding alpha/beta hydrolase, translated to MTEPVGSNPVAAVAKAAGTASAGVSRAGLIGISLGVVAAGAAAGVAIERLTVSRSTRRRAREELDAAAPYGSLRGRPRTVAAPDGTELYVELDGTGWPEPADLAPALPQQAPAQPEPAVMAEADGRSRRGWFARRRGAGPVDRSGLPGLLSGSGALARAGQAGPDTEPQAPAPPLTVVFCHGYCLNQDSWHFQRALLRDGMRLVFWDQRSHGRSERSRSYLAGEPASIDQLGGDLKAVLDAVVPEGPIVLVGHSMGGMTVMALADQHPELFRERVAGVALVGTLAGDWNSVTLGLPAVGAKLLRRLAPAAVRLLGRQVELVEATRRFGADVAAVFYRRFSFGSDDVDPQVVRFAEQLLDATPIDVVAEFYPAFGLHDKKAALAALHGIPVLVLAGTEDLLTPPAHSEDIARALPEAALVILPETGHLLMLERPDEVGLHLVELLHRAAGHAHAAPPPVPGAVRD
- the alr gene encoding alanine racemase, translating into MTTAKTTGTQALTHGVRAEAAIDLAALRDNLAALGARTDAALMAVVKADAYGHGALPCAREAVAAGVRWLGTATPEEALALRAAGIGPREARVLCWLWTPGGPWQQALRSHVDVSVSGMWALEELLDAVRATGVPGRIHLKADTGLGRNGCQPHDWPDLVAAALRAQAEGMVEVVGLWSHFAAADEPGHPSIQVQLDSFAAAVAHAEAAGVRPEVRHLANSPATLLLPQSHYDLVRPGLAMYGLSPVPDVGTPADFGLRPVMSLSARLALVKHVPGGHGVSYGHHYTTPGDTTLGLVPVGYADGIPRHASNTGPVQIGGKWRTVAGRVAMDQFVVDLGGDVPEVGEEVLVFGSGERGEPTAEDWGRASGTLSYEIITRIGARVPRRYVGASDR
- a CDS encoding holo-ACP synthase, whose translation is MIIGVGIDVAEIERFGASLERTPQLAERLFNDAELHLPSGARRGTASLAARFAAKEALAKALGAPGNLQWTDAEVHTEESGRPVLRVTGTVAARAAELGVRSWHVSLSHDAGVASAVVIAEG
- a CDS encoding Uma2 family endonuclease translates to MVAMPAVEHPLPADDLLRAFLELDTPPGFKAELFEGEIVVTAPPDGDHEDAVARFARAVARQAVQELYVSGGRGLITPHGRFIPDATVAPVGAFRDQWPWSAPTVVVLVLEVTSTHPQKDREAKRLGYASAGIPHYLLIDRDERQATLFTDPADGDYTAHVQVSFGKPLDLPAPFSFALDTEPLR
- the glmS gene encoding glutamine--fructose-6-phosphate transaminase (isomerizing) produces the protein MCGIVGYVGSQTALDVVIAGLQRLEYRGYDSAGVAVQTQGLDGQWSLATDKRAGKLANLEKSLAETPLPAGTTGIGHTRWATHGGPTDANAHPHLDDHARVAVVHNGIIENFAQLRAELAERGHTLRSETDTEVVAHLLGEAYDGDLAEAMRAVCRRLDGAFTLVAVHADAPDVVVGARRNSPLVVGRGEGENFLASDVAAFIAHTREAIELGQDQVVELRREGVTVTNFDGTPAEVREYHVDWDASAAEKGGYDYFMLKEIAEQPKAVADTLLGRIGTDGRLHLDELRISDQVLREVDKVVIVACGTAFHAGMIAKYAIEHWTRIPCEVEVASEFRYRDPIMDDRTLVIAISQSGETMDTLMALRHAREQGAKVLAICNTNGSTIPRESDAVLYTHAGPEVAVASTKAFLTQLVACYLVALYLGQVRGTKWGDEIFGIIRELGDAPKQVEQVLETMEPVRELARSLADAKSVLFLGRHVGFPVALEGALKLKELAYMHAEGFAAGELKHGPIALIEEGLPVVVVVPSPRGRSILHDKIVSNIQEIRARGARTIVIAEEGDEAVVPYADHLIRIPVTPVLLQPLVSTVPLQVFACELATAKGHEVDQPRNLAKSVTVE